The genomic interval CTCTATCAGTGTCAGACGGTATTCTTCAACCATTTCGCTGTACTGTTCGGGGATATCGACGGGCTGATCCTTTTCTGCTCCGTCGTGCATCATGTATGCCTTGTTTTCAATAAGGTTAATGATCCCCATGTATTCCGAATCGTCCATCATCGGAACGGTGACCGGGACAAAGGTCATCTTGAACTTTTCCTTCAAATCATTGAAAGCGTATTCAAAATCAGCTCTCTCACGGTCCATGCGGTTAATAAAAACAAAACGCGGTTTGTTCCGACCGTCAAGTCGCCGCCATAGTTTGATTGTCTCAATCTGGACTCCGTCACGGGCGTCGACGACCATTAAAGAACTCTCGGCACAGCGGAATGCGGCAACTACTTCACCAATAAAATCCGAGGAACCGGGAGTATCAAGCAGATTAACCTGGTGCTCGTTCCAGGTACAGCTGGAAAGGGTAGTGTGAACCGAGATCCCCCGGGCAATCTCCTCATCGGAATAATCACTTACCGTTTTTCCCGATTCAACGGGTTCTGCCCGATCGATAACCCCCGAGTTGAACAACAATTGTTCTAACAAGGTGGTTTTACCAGTGCTTCCGTGGCCGACCAAGGCAATGTTGCGGATATCAGCAGTGGAAAAACTCATTCTGTCTCCTCGCAATGTTGGGATGTAAATATGCGAGTAATAGAATAGCCCCAGCCATGGGAGATGTCAACAAAAAAGCTGGGACCCTGCGAAAGGGGTAGTTAGTGTCCCGAACCGTGGGGATAAAAAGCACCTGATCGTCGGATTATTCCGATAAAATGGAAGATTTCACGAGCAAAGTGCAGTACAGCGAATAATTTCTTTGCGAAACAGCAGTTAATCGCCATTCATCCCCACGGTTATGAACAGTAAAAAAGGGGTACTGATACTTTTAACCGAGTCCCCCGCTTTTCTGCTGAAAATGGGAAAACTCCATGGCAAAAGTGCCTCGACCCTGAGTAATACTTCGAAGGGCTGTGGAGTAACCGAACATATTTGACAGGGGAACCTGAGCACGGACATGTTCAATGGCAGTGCGGGACTCAAGGCTGTTGATAATGCCGCCGCGGGTAGTTATGTGGTTTATAACTTCCCCAACGAAATCCTTGGGACACATGACATCAACTGTCATTACCGGCTCCAGAAGAACAGGGGATGCAGCGCGGCATGCATTGTCGAATCCCATGGCACCGGCAGCCTCATAGGCCACAGGAGATGCACGCATCTCATCATATTTAACACCGATAAGGGTGACCTGGACATCATAACAGGGATAGCCGTACATAATTCCTGAAGAAAAAGAGTTCACAACACCCCGCCCGACTGCTTCCAAAAGTTCATTCGGAAGATCTCCCTTGCCGATAAGGGAACGGAAAGAATTGCCTGAACCGCGTACGGCAGGCTCTACCTTCAAAGTAATGGAGGCAAAATTCTCCTTGCCTGCCAGAATCTTCTGGTATATCTCGGTATGTTCTGTGGCAGCGGTTACTGATTCCCGATAGGTTACCTGGGGATTTCCGATTCTCGCGTCAACATTGAAATCCTCGGTTATGCGGGTAACAAGAACGTCAAGATGGAGCTCTCCCATGCCTGAGATGATCAGCTGACCGGTCTCCTTATCCTCTTTCACCATAAAGGTGGGATCTTCCTTCTGCAGAAGCTCAAGGATCTCCCGCAGTTTTTTAGCCTCGGAGATACTCTTTGGCTCGATTGCCACATCTATTACGGGAATGGGAAACTGCATCTGCTCCAGGAGAACCTGGTGCCCTTCCGACCCCAGGGTATCGCCGGTCTGGGAGAACTTGCAGCCGATAACCACCGCGATATCTCCGGCGGAAACCTCGTCCAGGGCCTCGCTGCGGTTGGAGTGCATTCTCAGGAGGCGATTGACCCGTTCCTTTTTCTTTTTATTGATATTATATACGGTGGAGCCTTTTTTTATGCTCCCCGAATACATGCGGATAAAGGTAAGGCTGCCTGATTCCCGGTCGGTTTGTATCTTGAAAACAAGTCCCAGGGGCGGCCCCTTGGGATCACAGAGAACCTCGACGCTATCCTCATTTTTTACAGTGATTCCTGTGGGTGGTTTTACTTCGTGGGGTGCAGGCAGAAGATTAAGAACGGCATCAAGAAGGGGTTGGACCCCTATATTCTTATAAGAGGCCCCGCAGAATACGGGAACCAGCTCCTCGCCGATTGTGGCCTCGCGCAGGGTGGATAAAATCAGGTCATTGGGAACAGGGGCGCCTTCGAGGTATAGGTCTGTTATTTCCTCACTGTGGGCAGACAGAACGTCAATCAGCTGTTCCCTGTACTGTTCCGCCTGTTTCTTCAGCTCATCCCGGATTGGCGTAAACTCCATGCTGGTTCCCCGGGAATCCAGGTCCCAGTGAATTTCCCGCATTTCAAGAAGGTCCACAACACCGCTGAAGGAGGACTCTGCACCAATGGGAATCTGCAGGGGCAGCGGCCGGGTTTTCAGTTTCGTTTTCATTTCTTCTAAAACCGCGAAAAAATCAGCGCCAATACGGTCCATCTTGTTTACGTAGGCTATCCGAGGAACATGGTAGTGATCAGCCTGGTGCCAGACAGTCTCGGACTGAGGTTCGACCCCGCCTACGGCACAGAATATACCAATCGCGCCGTCCAGAACCCGTAAGGAACGCTCAACCTCTGCGGTAAAGTCAACATGGCCGGGGGTATCGATTATATTGATCTGGTTGTCTTTCCAGAAGCAGCTGGTAGCGGCAGATGTAATGGTAATGCCGCGATTCTGTTCCTGGGACATCCAGTCCATGGTAGCTTCGCCGTCATCGACTTCACCTATTCTATGACTTTTTCCGGTATAGAACAGTATACGTTCGGTGGTAGTCGTTTTTCCGGCGTCGATATGGGCGATTATTCCGATGTTGCGCATATTCTGCATAGTACGTGTGTTTCTCCCGGTCTAGAGATTACTCAATAAAAGATATTATCATAATGGGTTTGTTTCAGAAAGAGTCCCCGGCATGGCACAAAAAAATTAAAAAAAACACCCCGCAGGGTGTTGTCGAAAAATGGGCGATGACGGACTTGAACCGCCGACATCCTGCTTGTAAGGCCCTTCGGCCTTACCCCTTATTTGTTCCTGAACGTTGACACCTGTAGATTATTGTAGCACACATAAGGAATTAGTCAATACCCCCTGTATCTGTTTGTATGTGTCCGTTGATCAGAGTATCTGATTTTTAGTAACAATTATGGTAACAGTTTATACGTAAAAAGCATAATCATGGTAAAATATATTCAAATACTAAACACGAGGTAAAATATGTATTGTCCATTTAGAAGTGATGAAAAAAGTTCTGTTAAATGTACTTCAGATTGTGCGCTGTATTCAGGTACGAGACAATGTTCATTTAAAGAGTTAAATGAAAATCTTGAGGAACTAAAAGAGAACATCGCAGCAATCGGAGATAGTCTATCAATATTACTTAGGGATTCTAAATAACTATTTAATACTCTTCTTCCCTGTTCTTACCTCCTCTTTGAGTTCGTCCGGTGCTTCGGTAAATACTTTTTTTGCTTTGGCTATTGTTGCACGGGAAAGGCCGGAGTAGTCAGCCGCCGATTGCAGGGTGTCGATTGATTCCCGTTTGTCTAATGTTGGACTTACGGGCTTGTCATTTCCCTGCTTTAGTCCTGCAATTTGGTTCTCCCGCGCCTTCTCCTCCAGCAACTCCGCCCGCTTCCATCCGAGTTCAAGAAGTTGTTCACAGGATAGAAAATTTAGAATTGACTAACTGTACTCAGTGAGGTAACCTATATAGAGAGTATGGATATGAGAAAAGAAAGCCCACAGAAACCAAATAATCAGCCTCAGAGACCCCAAGGCTCCCAGGTGGGTAGACCTTCACGGCCTGGGCAGGGCTTCCCGAAACCACAGGTGCAGAATGAAGGCTGGAAGCCGCGTTCTTGCCACCGCTAAACATCAACGAATTAAAATAGAACGATCCCGCCTACTGTATAATTATTCCCGATATGTCTATGACCACAGTGTAGCCCGCTTTGGCCGTGTTGATCAAAAAGCATCAGGAATGCTATCGACCACAGTAATTGTTATCGGGGTTGTTTTTGGCCTTGGTTCGGAATGGATCTATACCGATCTTTCCTGTTCCATGAATTTCTGCTTTTCGGTGCTTTCCTGGGTTTTTGCTTCCGGTATGATTATTTCTGCGGCTTTTTCTGTATGGAACGGAATAGCAACACTTCGGGTCAGCGAAATAGAAACCCCTCCCCTGAGTAACACTGTATTGGATTACATGCTCTACCAGTCTCTCATTGACTCACAGGCGGGAGCGGCAGCCACCTTGATAGAAGCCAATAATTCAATAATCTATCAGTTAAACAAAAAAGGAAGGACATTAGAGCGGGCCGTTATTGGTACGGTTTCTCTGATTTCTTTTTCTGTAGCAGGATTCCTTTCTGCTATGATCCGGAATGTGGTTATCTGACGGGATCAAATAATATCCCCGGCGTGTCTCGCGACAGGCCAGGGGAACAGGTGCCACCTCCAGAGAGGCCCTTCCAGGGGTGGCTATTGAATCGCCGGAAGGAGGGCAACCGGCGGTGGTTTAATACCTCGGCCCGGGTACCTGGATCTCCCGGATACCGAGCCCGTGCCTGGACTCCGCCTGCCCCGGGATGTCGCCGGAGTCGCTGGTGCCGTCAATCCGTTTGACAGGTCCTCTGCCATTTGAAACGACTGCATCTTTTCCGAATCGGATTCGGCGCTCCGGGCGAGCTGCCAGCTCTTCCGGTGTCGCTTCCGGGGCCGGTTCAGGCTGTGGGCGGGTCCGGGTCATCATGTTTGCACACAACACAGTTAGCATCAGTGGATCCTTGATCCCATGTGCATCCAGTGCCCCGGCTGTGGGAGCAGGTGTCCTCGGTTCACCTTTTAAGGTTGCCAAGGTATCGGCCTGCAACCATTCACCATATCGCTGGGCAGCGTCCATAATTCGCGGTAGTGCATCCTTTTCAAAATCCTTCAGATAGTTCTCCGCGACGTGCTCCGCATCGGCCAGGGACTCCTGCCGTTTCAGTCGGTAATAGGCACCATCAACCAAGGCGGATGCACCGGCGACCCCTTCGAGTTCAGCGGCCAGGGCGGCTATTTTTGCGGGCAAATCTCCTGCAGGTTTACCGGCAGCCAGGGCATCAGCCAGGGCTTTTTCTGTATCCTTTTTGCTCTGCAGCAGCTCCTCCCGACGGGCGCGGAGTTCGCGGCTTCTATCCATGGCTTCGGCGGCAGTTTTGAATAGTTCTGGTTTCTTCATTGATCTCTCCTTAGTGTTTGATTGTCATGATTCCGGCAGGATCATCTTTACTCTGGAATAATTCCGGACGTTCCCATAGTGCCGACAGGGGCAACCGGACCGGTTCTTTTGCTAATGCCGCGATCTCTGCGGGTGTGGGTGGATGTACACAGGCTGCCACCTGGTGCTGTGCCCGGGCAATGGCGGTACTGCGATCAAGGGCGGTTGCGCGGTCGTCTGCAAGGTATTTATCAGCAAAACCGACTTCCTCGATTTCTTTGCCGAAAAAGTATTTTTCCTCCTCCATCCAGGCGCGGACGACTGACTCAGCCTGTCCGGTTTTCTGTACGTATCCGCGGACAAGCTGGTCATCGATGCCCCGGAGGATCTCCACAGCTCTTTCATGGTCCCGGGCGCCGCCTGCGGTAAGTCCGCTGCAGTAATGGGCCATGTAGACGGAATCGGGGCCGACTGTCACCCGGTCGCATAATGTGGTCAGGTAGGATGCCATGCTTGCCGCGATAGATACGATCCGGGCAGTGATTGTCCCGGGGTAATCGCGGAGAGCTTGTCCCATTTCCCTACCAGTGAAGATGCTTCCGCCAGGTGAATTAAAGTCGATTCGGACCGGCTGTCCTCCGGCGTTTTTGAGCTCCGTTTTCAGCCATGCAGCGGTTAAGTCTTCGCCGATGACTCCGCTAAAATCAATCGTGTACATCATGTGCTACTCCTTTTTGTTTTTTCATGTGTTCCCTCCCTGAAATTGTTATATATCCGACCTACCGTCGGTGTTTCTCCAGGTCTCAACGGCCTGGGCTGTTTCAACTTTTGTGCTGTGAATTACTTCCTCCTCGGCTTCAACGATCCGCCGGGAAATCCGCTTTGCCAGCGTCCTGGGATCCGCGCCAGGGACCATTTCCTGGGAAAGTAGTTCCTCCACTTCTACCTGCAGCCTCTTAACCATTGGTCCGGTTGCACCCTGGAGGCGGGACAAGTAGCTGTCGAAGATGTGGGTGCATAGATTTACATCGATCAGGTTTTCAGATTCTTGTCTGAGCTTCAGCTCTGCTGCTGCGTTCGAGATTCGCAAGCTTCGGATTTGCTGCCTCAGTTTTTCTCTTTTGGCCTGGGAAATTGCCTCCAGGGTAGCGTTGATATCCACGGTTGTTTTGCAGGAAGTTGTGGCTCCCTGTCTCGAAGCCCGGTTCTTGAGTAATGCGCGAAATTCCTTATGGTCAGCGTCAATCTCAAAATCCCCGCCACCCATGTTGATAAAGAATTTCGGCCTGGGTCTTCGTTTTTTAAGCTGGGATAAATACTGTTTAGATGGCGCATACGGCAGCCGTGCTGCCTCAGATACGCTCAAAGTGGTCATTTTCGATCCTCTTTTGTCAACCAGCTGTCAACTAAAAGTAAACCGGTGAATTGGTTGACAAACCGGGTTTTTCTTGGTTTACATTTTCCATAAATAGCAGAAAAATACGGAAAATATGGAAAATAGAAAGTTTTTTTGTACTTCCTTATTAGTAAAAATATTGGAGTAATTCGATACTTGACACGTTTTTGAGAATATTGTGAGGATTTAACGAACGGGCCTCCCGCTTTGGTATCTCCAATATCTCCAGAAGGACCCATAAATGAAGCGGTGATAGTCATGCTGCACCCCCACAGGTAGCGTGTTTTTGAAGTATTACGCGGTGCCTGGTGCTTAGATGGTACGTGCGGCCGAGGTGCTCATGTACCAAAGGTCGGAGCTCAGGAATAATTGACGGCGATATGTAATACTGTCCATTGTCATCCTGGCCGCCGAACACAATACCCAGCTTAATCAATCGAACTACAGCCCCTGATTCAACCCGTGCCCGGCGTGCGGCTGCTGCGGCATGTATGGCGCTTACGGGTGCATCAATGGGTTTATAGATCCGGCGGGTCATTCTTCGGCCTCCTCTGACCGGTCAATAATCGAGTCCCGATAGTACCAGCCGATCCGGAATTCTCCAGGATGTTCACGTTCAGCCGCCCGGCTCAACTCATCAATCGCCATAAGGAGGTGCTTCTGGGACTGTCTCAGAAGTCGCTGCACCTTGTGTTGTTGCGGATAGCCTACGGCGGTTACGGCCATTGTATGCCTGAGGTCTTGAACGATTTCATGCAGCTGGGCACCTATGCCCCGATGGAGTTCGGCACCTATGCCGGTGTACATGCGTTTACGTGGCATTAGTACGTCCTCCTATGAGTGTAGATTTAACACCCTCGATCAGATCCGCCGCCTTCTCCAGCTGTCGGACCTTTGTGTCCTCAGGGCCAAAACTGAGGGAGAGACGCTTATTGACTGCCTGGAGGTCAGCTTCAACCATGGATAGGGTACAGGCGGCTCGATGTCGTGCTTCCAAGTTCACGGCTTAACCTCCTCATACTCCCAGAAAGCCCTCTTCGCAGCATCCAAGGCTTCTGGACATGCTCCGGCGGCGGCGAGGTATGCGCGCAGTTTTTCCAGGGTGCTGACGGACTGAGGAAAAGCCCTGTCAGCCAGGATATCCGCAGCAAGATCACCGACGGGATCCGGGCGGTTCTTCTGGGATTTAATGAATTCATAAAAGGTCATGAGATGCCCCCTTTATGGGATTTTGTAATTCCGTTTAGTACGATAGTACGGAAAACCCTTGTTTCTGTTTCCGTAAATGAATAATTATAGTTTTTCGTTCTCGGGGTACGAAAACAGGGTCTTGTGTACTTACGTGCTATCCTAAAAGGGTAAAACATCGTTTGTACCTTTTTCGACGGCGTTCAGGAGCCATCTTTTGCCGTTTGCTGGTTTCGTATCCAAGAATTTGAATCGTTTTTTGAGTTCTGTTGACAGGGTGCGCATGGTCATTTTTTTATTGCAGGCATATTCGTGATAAAGTTCGAGGAGCCGTGAATATTCGACCCTCCCGCCGTCCTGCCGTTTTAAATATTCATCGAAAAACTTTTCTATTTTATCGTTGTTTGCTCGATATTCATTTTTTGCCCGTGCGCACTCTGGGGACTCCTGCGGACGGGACAAGCCTGACTCCCGCATCAAAATATGGATGTTAATCAAACTACTTAGAATGGCGGGGTTTTCCGGTGTGATTTCAGCAAGGAGGGCTTCTTTCTCCCGGGCTGGGTGTAGACGTTGAGGAGCAACCCCACGGTTCAAGTATCGTTCGCGCTCGGCTTCGTCAGCATAGAACACCGGATAAAATGGCAAAATGAAGAGACGGGAGATGAACGCTTGATCATCAGACGGGAGAAAAGCAGGCAATTCGTTGCAAAGAGCTGCAAGCACCCACGTTTGGGGTATATGTACCGGGTCTCGGCCCTTGGCCTCAGCTCGTACGCCAGAGAGATTTGTGAGGCGTTTTATCGCGGCGATATCGAATGTTCCTCCAACTTCGTCAAACACGCCAGCGGAGGCACCGCGAAGAATATACACTCCAAAGCGCTTCTCGCCGGAGTCGGCGCGGGTTAAAATCGTAGCACCATTTACATATCGAATACGCCCAGGAGTGACACCGTTTATAACGTCAACAAGGGTGTTCTTTGCTCCATTGCCTTCATCATTTTGCCACACCTGAAAAACTTTAGAGGGCTTATTGGCGATAAGCATCGAGAGGCACTGTAAAGCTGAAAGCTGAGTCTCTGGATTTGGGAAAAGATCCGAAAGAAAGCGGCTGAAGTTAGGGGCATCTCCACCCTTTACTATTTGTTCCGCCGCATAAGGTAATGGATCGCGAAAGTATTCCCCGGGTAACGGGTTTCGAATCATCATTTCAGGTCCGGAGAAATCAAGAATCCCTGTCAGAGTCGGCAATGTCTCCGGGGTTTGGTTCCATTCCAGTTTTTCAACCGTAACGCGTTCGGAGAAAAGAATCAGCGTAGACGCGAGAAAATCTTTCGTTCGTGGCTTCTGGAGCGCTTTACCCGCAGCACTGTATAAGCCTTTTATGTCATCGGTGGTCTGCTTCTCGATTTCAAGTGCTTGGTTAACGGCATCTTCAAGGACAACGCGGGCGCGGTGTCGCATATTATGCGCCGGTTCGTAAAAGCACTGACCAAAATCCCTGGTAAAAAATTCGCCACCGCGATCATTAAACCGTTCAAAAATCGTTGTACTTCCCAAGGCGTGAAATAGAATGTCGGCAGCTATTCCATGGGAGGGCGCCATCAGAAAATGAGCATAAAGTTCTTGCGTTTCACTACCAGTAGATTCTTCTTCCAGCGCGTCCGCCGTCTCCAGATACGCTATAAACTCCTCCACCGGCCAAGACAAATCAGCTATATCGCCTTTCTCGCGCAGTTCTGCAGGCGGTTGAATGATTCGGGCCTTAGGGAGGATCTGCTGGATTTCGCGAGCGGCCTTGAATCCCGGTTCGTCGTTGTCGGGCATGATTGTCACATCCCGATCCGCCAGGATTGACCAATCACTATGCTTGATAGCTCCGGATCCGCCCTGGTTGGTCGTGACGATATAGCCGTGTTCCTGCAGCGCTCGGGCAAGGGGGCACATCGCGGCCTTTTCGCCTTCGACCCACAGAATCGGGGCTTTGGGATTTGCTGCGATTTGGTCTGCTCGGAAAAGAGTCCGCCCATATTTCCGCGGGAGACCCTGAACAGGAACACCATCCTTTAAATAGTAAGGCCGGATCTTTTTCCCGGGCCAGCGAACTTTAAGGGTTTCCTCAGCTCCGGCGTCCGTTAAGTAGAGGCTACAGAGCTCTGGCGGGTTCGGTGATTTTTTTAAATCCGCTGCAAAAGCTGTGAGGCTGGAATATGTTTTATCGGTGGTTGTGGATTGTTGCATAATTGCCCCGGTTCTCCGGCGTTGTTTTGACGGTTTCGGAAATTGACTTTTCTACCTTGGTTACTTTTCCAGCATGCAAGGTCATTGTAGCCCCGAGACTGCCGAAAGGAACGGTTTGTTTCGTCTCCTGAAGCCATTGCGCCACAGCCAAGATGTCCGGATCCAGGCTGGTTGTCATCGGCGACCCTCCGCGGGAATATGTCGGCTTTTAATCCATTCCTCGATCTCTTCGCGATCAAAGAAAACCCTCGAGCCGAGTTTGTAATGTGGCAGCTGCCCGCGTGATACCATAGTGCGGATGGTTTGCTCCGCCAGGGGTAGGGTCCCCCGTACGGTTTTGTATGTGAGTAACGCCATCGGTGTACCTCCTTCGATTTGTCTATCTTAAAGATAACCGATATATTTTTATCTATATAATTGCTAAAATAATTACCGGGCGGTAATTATTTAAAAAAAGATAGATGCTACCTTCTGCCAGTCCCGTGGATATTCTTCGTAATTTAAACAATTTTTAAGGCTATTACGTGAAATCTTTTTTCCGTGCCAGGAAACATACCGAACGAAACCAGAGTAATCATTAAAGCCAGTTTCACGACAAAGCCCCTTTATGGACTCTTGTGTTAGCTTCCAATCGTATCCTTCCGGCGTCTCTTCGATTATTTCACCCTTAATCATTTCGGGTATTCGTTCTGCAAACAAAGGCCACGCCATCTTAAAATAAGCCAAGGCAGGATTTGTCTCTCCGTTCCATGCAAGCGATAGCCAAAGATTTTTATATTCCGAAAATACCGAATCCCAAAGTGCTGAATATTTAGGATTGAACCTCAAAGGCATTGTTTCCGGGTGATACCTCCAATCCATAGGGATCATTTTCCTAATTTCACTCTCTACAGGTATGTTCTTTCTGGTCTTTGGCAAGGTGAGCAACCGGTACGTGAGCCATCTCCAGGCATGTGAGTGTTTTTCTGTTTCTGCTGTTTCGATAAATTGTAATGCCTGTACAAAATCGTTCCAGTCTTCATTTTTCCCGGCTACCATGTTCTCAACTGCCACATCCCTGGGCGCGGGAGATATGTTCTCAATGATATCCCGGAATTCTGCTAAAAAATATTTTGCAACTTGGATCTTGTGTTCGATTTTATGAGTGAGACTGGTTTTTGATAAATGCCCATACTTTTGTTTTTTCTCACGCATCCAATCTTCATACTTAATTAAATTATAATTGATTTTCATCGATCCGCTTCCCCCTTGCGGCTCCCTGGGAAAATAATCCCGGGGCAGGCGGCAGGGAATACCGCTTTTCGGACCGTCGCCCTATCCCCGGAAACTACCTACATTTTACCCCCGACGCATCGGGCGGTACAATACATTTTGACCCCCTGAGGGTCAGGCTGTGGGTGCCCCGGATTCTTTTTTCCGCTGCCGTACGGCTGCGGTTTACGTCTCAAAAGTGTTTACTCCCATCCAGGTTTGGAGTATCTTAGAGCAGGTCCTTACCT from Marispirochaeta sp. carries:
- the fusA gene encoding elongation factor G, producing MQNMRNIGIIAHIDAGKTTTTERILFYTGKSHRIGEVDDGEATMDWMSQEQNRGITITSAATSCFWKDNQINIIDTPGHVDFTAEVERSLRVLDGAIGIFCAVGGVEPQSETVWHQADHYHVPRIAYVNKMDRIGADFFAVLEEMKTKLKTRPLPLQIPIGAESSFSGVVDLLEMREIHWDLDSRGTSMEFTPIRDELKKQAEQYREQLIDVLSAHSEEITDLYLEGAPVPNDLILSTLREATIGEELVPVFCGASYKNIGVQPLLDAVLNLLPAPHEVKPPTGITVKNEDSVEVLCDPKGPPLGLVFKIQTDRESGSLTFIRMYSGSIKKGSTVYNINKKKKERVNRLLRMHSNRSEALDEVSAGDIAVVIGCKFSQTGDTLGSEGHQVLLEQMQFPIPVIDVAIEPKSISEAKKLREILELLQKEDPTFMVKEDKETGQLIISGMGELHLDVLVTRITEDFNVDARIGNPQVTYRESVTAATEHTEIYQKILAGKENFASITLKVEPAVRGSGNSFRSLIGKGDLPNELLEAVGRGVVNSFSSGIMYGYPCYDVQVTLIGVKYDEMRASPVAYEAAGAMGFDNACRAASPVLLEPVMTVDVMCPKDFVGEVINHITTRGGIINSLESRTAIEHVRAQVPLSNMFGYSTALRSITQGRGTFAMEFSHFQQKSGGLG
- a CDS encoding YozE family protein; the encoded protein is MTFYEFIKSQKNRPDPVGDLAADILADRAFPQSVSTLEKLRAYLAAAGACPEALDAAKRAFWEYEEVKP
- a CDS encoding helix-turn-helix domain-containing protein — protein: MALLTYKTVRGTLPLAEQTIRTMVSRGQLPHYKLGSRVFFDREEIEEWIKSRHIPAEGRR
- a CDS encoding Clp protease ClpP, whose protein sequence is MMYTIDFSGVIGEDLTAAWLKTELKNAGGQPVRIDFNSPGGSIFTGREMGQALRDYPGTITARIVSIAASMASYLTTLCDRVTVGPDSVYMAHYCSGLTAGGARDHERAVEILRGIDDQLVRGYVQKTGQAESVVRAWMEEEKYFFGKEIEEVGFADKYLADDRATALDRSTAIARAQHQVAACVHPPTPAEIAALAKEPVRLPLSALWERPELFQSKDDPAGIMTIKH